The nucleotide window TACCGCGACATCACCGACGACGAGATCCTCGCCCAGTTCCTGATCTGAGCGCTGGTCAGGCGGCGAGCCTTTCGGGCTGTTCGCTCAGGAACGTGCCGCGCGAGCGGGCGTAGAGTGACAGGATGGCATCGACGTCGATCGGGGCGGTGGAGCCGCTTCGGGCGGCAATCTCGCCCGACTGGCAGCAGTCGGCGAGCGCCGAGAAGCCGAGGTTGAGCGCGCTGCCCTTCAGGAAGTGCAGCTTCTCTTCCATCTCGGCGGGCTGAGCCATGGCGCCGGGCAGATCGGCGAGTGTGGTTTCGACCTCTTTCAGGAAGAGATCGACCACTTCGTGAAAATTCTCTGCGCCGATTTCATCCCGCAGTTCCGCGATCCGGGTCCAGTCGATCATGGCGCACCTCCTGATCGTCAGGGGTAGGCGGGAAAGATGAAGAAAGTCTTTTCTCCCGACGAGATCCGGTTTGCGCGGCGAAAGCCCGCGTTAACCTGCGCGCGCTAGACCTGCCCCGGAACAGGCTGTCGATCAGGAGCGCGCTTGCACCCGGACCCATTGGATATTCGCGCTGCCGCCCCCTCGGCAGATGTGCTTCGCCGCGTTCTGGTGGTCGATGACAGCCCCGCGCAGCTCAAGATCCTCGTGGCGATGATGCGGCACTGGGGGTTCGAGGTCTGGCAGGCAGACAATGCCTCCGACGCCCTGGAACTCTGCCACCGGATTGCCCCCGACGCCGTGCTGTCCGACTGGATGATGCCCGGCATGGACGGGCTTGAATTCTGTCGCAGGTTCCGCGCGCTCGACCGTGACAACTATGGCTATTTCATCCTTCTGACATCGAAGAACGAGAAAGGCGCCATCGCGCGCGGGCTCGACGCCGGGGCCGACGACTTTCTTACAAAACCGGTCCACGCCGACGAACTGCGCGCCCGCATCAACGCCGGCGCCCGCATCCTCACGATGGAGCGGCAGCTGGGCGACACGCTTGGTCGGCTGCAGTCGGCCTACGACGCGATCGACCGCGACTTGCGGCAGGCGCGGCACATCCAGCAGGCGCTCGTGCCCGTGCGCAGCCGCGATTTCGGCGCGGCGCGGGTGAGCCTGCTACTCAAGCCCTGCGGCCACGTGGGTGGCGATCTCGTCGGTATGTTCGGCCCGAACGGGGGCAGCGTCGGGGTCTACGGTTTCGACGTCTCGGGCCATGGCATCACCTCGGCCCTGATGACGGCGCGGGTGGCGGGGCATCTCGGCAACGATTTCCCGGCGCTCAACATCGCGCTGACCCCCGGGGGCACCGCTCTGCGCCCGCCGGAGGACGTGGCGAGGCAGCTCAACGACCGGCTCGCCGCCGATCCGGGCGTGCTCGAATACCTGACCATGGCCTATCTGACGCTCGAGCTGGCCTCGGGGCGGATCGGTCTGGTTCAGGCAGGGCATCCGCCACCGTTGCTCATCCGGGCCGATGGCGGGCTGTCCTTCGTGGGAACCGGGGGGCTGCCCATCGGCCTGATCGGCGGCGCGCGCTATGACAGGATCGGCCTTAGCCTGAAGCCGGGCGACCGGATCCTGCTCTATTCCGACGGCCTGACCGAGGCCGAGCTGACCACCGGCGGCCTTCTCGATCAGTCGGGGCTTGCGTCGCTGGTCGCGCAATGTCGCGGGTCCGAGGGGACCGAGTTTCTCGACGATCTCTACTGGCGACTGAGCCAGGTCACCCGCCGGGGCACACGGCTGGCCGACGACGTGTCGGCGGCGCTGGTGGAATACGCCGGCCCCGAGGGCTCAGCGTAGCAGGTCGCGGACAAAGGCGCGGTCGCCGGGGTTGCCGAGCAGGTCCGCCGCAAGATCGGGGGCCATCCAGTGGGCGCTGTGACCGTCCTCCGACGGCGGGCCGAGCGGACGGACCGGATGCGCGACGTAGATGATGCAGAGCTTCTCGGCCCAGAGGTCGTATTCCGGCATGAAGGTGAAGCGCCGGAACGCCCCGAGCCGCCTTGGGCGCGCGATGCGCCAGCCGGTCTCTTCGAAGACCTCGCGGTGCAGCGCCGCCAGCGGCGATTCTCCCGGATCGATGCCGCCGCCCGGAAGCTGGAACTCGGGCCATGGCTCGTCCTGGTGGGTGACGAGCAGCGCGCCGTCGCGCGGAAGCACGGCGTAGGCCCCGGTGCGCTGCGTGTAGCGACGCCCGGCCTCGGGCGGTTCTCCGTAACGAGCGATCATCAGGCCCCCTTGGTTCAAGCCTTGTCCTGCCTATATGGTGCCGGTATGCCAACGCGCGGCAGATAAGGAAACCCCATGACCATCGGCAGCAAACTCGCCTGGGATGACACTGTCCTCCCGTTCCAGCTCGATCTTTCCGACATCCGGGGCCGGGTGGCGCGGCTTGACGGGGTGTTGAATGGCATCCTGAGCCAACACGACTACCCCGAGCAGGTGGAAACGCTCGTGGCCGAGATGGCGCTGCTCACGGCGCTCATCGGCCAGACCGTGAAACTGCGCTGGAAGCTCTCGCTCCAGGTGCAGACGCGCGGCGCCCTGAGGATGATCGCGACCGACTACTTCGCACCCTCGGAAGAGGGGGAGCCGGCGCGAATCCGCGGCTACGCCAGTTTCGACCGCGAGAAGATCTCGGACATCGCCGCCTTCGATCAGCTCGAAGAC belongs to Salipiger profundus and includes:
- a CDS encoding Hpt domain-containing protein, which gives rise to MIDWTRIAELRDEIGAENFHEVVDLFLKEVETTLADLPGAMAQPAEMEEKLHFLKGSALNLGFSALADCCQSGEIAARSGSTAPIDVDAILSLYARSRGTFLSEQPERLAA
- a CDS encoding PP2C family protein-serine/threonine phosphatase → MHPDPLDIRAAAPSADVLRRVLVVDDSPAQLKILVAMMRHWGFEVWQADNASDALELCHRIAPDAVLSDWMMPGMDGLEFCRRFRALDRDNYGYFILLTSKNEKGAIARGLDAGADDFLTKPVHADELRARINAGARILTMERQLGDTLGRLQSAYDAIDRDLRQARHIQQALVPVRSRDFGAARVSLLLKPCGHVGGDLVGMFGPNGGSVGVYGFDVSGHGITSALMTARVAGHLGNDFPALNIALTPGGTALRPPEDVARQLNDRLAADPGVLEYLTMAYLTLELASGRIGLVQAGHPPPLLIRADGGLSFVGTGGLPIGLIGGARYDRIGLSLKPGDRILLYSDGLTEAELTTGGLLDQSGLASLVAQCRGSEGTEFLDDLYWRLSQVTRRGTRLADDVSAALVEYAGPEGSA
- a CDS encoding NUDIX hydrolase, coding for MIARYGEPPEAGRRYTQRTGAYAVLPRDGALLVTHQDEPWPEFQLPGGGIDPGESPLAALHREVFEETGWRIARPRRLGAFRRFTFMPEYDLWAEKLCIIYVAHPVRPLGPPSEDGHSAHWMAPDLAADLLGNPGDRAFVRDLLR